The following coding sequences are from one Acidaminococcales bacterium window:
- a CDS encoding EscU/YscU/HrcU family type III secretion system export apparatus switch protein: MAEEKKEIAQAVALSYDTEKDSAPKVVAKGKGVTAENILKTAKSSFVPVYQNKALTQMLMALEIDSEIPPELYQAVAEVLSYVYRVDKLLEANKRLGSEL; this comes from the coding sequence ATGGCTGAAGAAAAAAAGGAAATCGCCCAGGCGGTCGCTTTAAGCTATGACACGGAAAAAGACAGCGCGCCGAAAGTCGTGGCGAAAGGCAAGGGCGTTACCGCCGAGAACATTCTTAAAACGGCGAAAAGCAGCTTTGTGCCCGTCTATCAGAACAAAGCCCTTACCCAGATGCTCATGGCGCTGGAAATAGATAGTGAAATACCGCCTGAACTTTATCAGGCGGTCGCCGAAGTGTTGTCGTATGTTTATAGGGTGGACAAGCTGCTGGAAGCGAACAAGCGACTGGGCAGCGAATTATAG
- a CDS encoding helix-turn-helix domain-containing protein, which produces MYFDEKLKKLRLDKGLSLEELSRELNIPESMLEGLETGFRDPSAQDLTKITEFFKVSPEDIADDQPAVNAFSVLFGTGGVLPSALPTQPFADGQALLPDAPPISFLNEAIKRGGQETIYEYPDKYIRAAKAPAGEYILLRVPDDSMRAFGILKGDAAIVRRQNVAAPGDIAAVWNKAPGGVSLRLVRKDGREAADGSCPLPALAQDDQIYGRVVEIRRNF; this is translated from the coding sequence ATGTATTTTGACGAAAAACTGAAAAAACTGCGCCTGGACAAAGGGCTTTCATTAGAGGAACTATCGCGGGAACTAAATATCCCCGAATCCATGCTTGAAGGACTGGAAACAGGATTTCGCGATCCCAGCGCGCAGGATTTAACGAAAATAACTGAATTTTTTAAAGTATCCCCGGAAGACATAGCGGACGATCAGCCCGCCGTCAACGCTTTTTCCGTTCTTTTCGGCACCGGCGGCGTTTTGCCTTCCGCTTTGCCGACACAACCTTTTGCTGACGGGCAGGCGCTTTTGCCGGACGCTCCGCCAATATCCTTTTTGAACGAGGCCATAAAGCGCGGCGGCCAAGAAACAATTTATGAGTATCCTGATAAATACATTCGCGCCGCCAAGGCGCCGGCAGGCGAGTATATCTTGTTGCGGGTCCCTGACGACAGCATGCGCGCTTTCGGCATATTAAAAGGCGACGCGGCTATTGTACGGCGGCAAAATGTGGCAGCGCCCGGCGATATAGCTGCGGTATGGAACAAAGCGCCGGGCGGCGTCTCTTTGCGGCTTGTCCGCAAAGACGGACGGGAAGCCGCCGATGGCAGCTGCCCTCTGCCGGCCCTTGCCCAAGACGATCAAATTTACGGCCGAGTGGTAGAAATAAGAAGAAACTTCTGA